In a single window of the Osmerus eperlanus chromosome 4, fOsmEpe2.1, whole genome shotgun sequence genome:
- the lrif1 gene encoding ligand-dependent nuclear receptor-interacting factor 1 isoform X3 encodes MPAVGADGRNVMQLIPVQKINGQFVPSQTSLPAVQTVEPQRAVVMNFASAPIVRNMSTIQPSNNGVKKQQFNIPGTPNPGQGLGRGHRVDVSQQNSLKQSHASLKPSSAPQVVSPVTHSPKSGTALSLMNTNKMPVTVKSPVLPNGQYLQIPPNAKVKTLPMSALPPGIKKQLFTSAANSPTVLYVSPVTTMNQGSLQPCQTVASSPSTPQKTSEQTPSVSSSMPSKRLPRTVAKDGSKPVTPIRWIIEEQDGSPAPCLVPVNPSVMASEILKTVAEREKTSKVQEVTAENPLTLKTQAKAGEVRDNALVMCNGKVYFVAKKTPELCKLMAKPLGAIGSLSEKAIGRGRSSQGRSFLPSLLLNPSIESQASDKNKSHSNSIVIPDGPDEVIDLCDDDSQDDPTLQAEPTAKLTETDKSRPVTHEDEDSNVIFVSYIPPKPVFRFRLHQMKRDPGNKLKAGLESVTSQNTVGEQNVIDTQSSVNVWSEGSCTDIDMTQDVPISTVHATDQELNTSLDNIVGQRMNTCRGTLSSMEVKDSLATDQAVKVLADPSVKETVTSQHVDITPKIAENRAVPSDQQEARNEQPAITSITDQAVKVLADPSVKETVTLQDVDITPEMEKNRAVPSDHQEARNEQPAITSITDQAVKLLADPSVKETVTSQDVDITPEMEENRAVPSDQQQARNKQPSVTSITDQAVKVLADPSVKVTVTSQDVDITPEMAENRAVLSDQQKARNKQPAVASITDQAVKVLADPSVKVTVTSQDVDITPEMAENRAVLSDQQEARNKQPAVASITDQAVKVLADPSVKETVTSQDVDITLEMAENMTVPSDQQKTMNEQPDVTSKDMDSANSNASIQAEKDTNQNQSGLKRMFGITSDVKIILKRIDDVQPEIPPKVLPQIGPISKSALEGIRKLIQGSQINLNKRKHDKTQGCPQESSDECPKDSKMQKTENAQIASPDSDNTKEALISSSPIPNACVVNVSEGSEQKSPCEDIAMASVEPQCLSTVRETCQSSSREISAVDLYSTTPMDPDEIKRHEKIRRLKELLREKEAALEMLRKNID; translated from the exons ATGCCTGCAGTGGGAGCCGATGGAAGAAATGTCATGCAGCTGATTCCTGTCCAAAAGATCAACGGACAGTTTGTTCCATCGCAAACAAGCCTTCCCGCAGTGCAGACGGTTGAACCGCAGAGAGCGGTTGTCATGAACTTTGCCTCTGCACCCATAGTTAGAAATATGTCAACTATTCAACCCTCAAATAACGGAGTGAAGAAGCAACAATTTAACATTCCTGGCACTCCAAATCCAGGGCAAGGACTAGGAAGAGGCCATAGAGTAGATGTTTCACAACAGAATTCTTTAAAACAGAGTCATGCCTCACTGAAACCTTCAAGTGCACCTCAGGTAGTTTCGCCTGTGACACATTCACCAAAGAGTGGGACGGCATTATCACTCATGAATACAAACAAGATGCCAGTAACTGTTAAATCCCCTGTGCTCCCCAATGGACAATACCTGCAGATACCCCCCAATGCGAAAGTTAAAACCCTACCTATGTCTGCACTCCCTCCAGGAATTAAGAAGCAGCTTTTTACCTCGGCAGCGAATTCTCCCACAGTTCTCTATGTCTCGCCTGTGACAACCATGAACCAAGGTAGTTTGCAGCCCTGTCAAACTGTAGCTTCCTCCCCCAGTACTCCACAGAAGACTTCTGAACAGACACCCTCTGTATCCTCATCAATGCCCTCAAAACGGTTGCCAAGGACTGTTGCCAAGGACGGCTCAAAGCCAGTTACTCCTATCAGGTGGATAATTGAAGAGCAGGATGGCTCACCTGCTCCCTGCCTTGTTCCTGTAAATCCCTCCGTTATGGCCTCTGAAATCCTGAAGACTGTGGCAGAAAGGGAAAAAACCAGCAAGGTACAAGAAGTTACAGCAGAAAATCCATTGACTCTGAAAACTCAGGCAAAAGCAGGTGAAGTGAGAGACAATGCCTTGGTGATGTGTAATGGGAAGGTGTATTTTGTGGCCAAGAAAACCCCTGAACTTTGTAAGCTGATGGCGAAACCATTGGGGGCCATTGGAAGCCTTTCTGAAAAAGCAATAGGTAGAGGCAGAAGCAGTCAGGGTAGAAGTTTCTTACCATCCCTGCTATTAAACCCTTCCATTGAATCTCAAGCGTCAGATAAAAACAAATCGCATTCCAACTCCATTGTTATCCCAGATGGACCAGATGAGGTTATTGACCTGTGTGATGATGACTCTCAGGATGACCCGACCCTCCAGGCAGAACCAACTGCTAAACTAACTGAGACAGACAAAAGTCGGCCAGTGACACATGAGGATGAAGACTCCAATGTAATATTTGTCTCATACATCCCGCCCAAACCCGTCTTTAGATTCAGATTACACCAAATGAAAAGAGACCCGGGGAATAAGTTAAAGGCTGGGCTGGAATCTGTCACGAGTCAAAATACTGTGGGTGAACAGAATGTGATTGATACTCAGAGCAGTGTTAATGTCTGGTCAGAAGGAAGTTGTACAGACATTGACATGACCCAAGATGTGCCAATCTCTACAGTTCATGCAACTGACCAAGAGTTGAACACCAGTCTTGACAATATCGTTGGTCAGAGAATGAACACCTGTCGGGGTACTTTGTCTAGCATGGAAGTGAAGGATTCCTTGGCAACTGACCAGGCAGTAAAGGTTTTGGCTGATCCATCTGTCAAGGAAACAGTGACTTCACAGCATGTTGACATCACCCCTAAAATAGCAGAGAACAGAGCTGTTCCAAGTGATCAACAAGAAGCAAGGAATGAGCAGCCAGCCATCACCTCCATTACTGACCAGGCAGTAAAGGTTTTGGCTGATCCATCTGTAAAGGAAACAGTGACATTACAGGACGTTGACATCACCCCTGAAATGGAAAAGAACAGGGCTGTTCCAAGTGATCATCAAGAAGCAAGGAATGAGCAGCCAGCCATCACCTCCATTACTGACCAGGCAGTAAAGCTTTTGGCTGATCCATCTGTCAAGGAAACCGTGACATCACAGGATGTTGACATTACCCCTGAAATGGAAGAGAACAGGGCTGTTCCAAGTGATCAACAACAAGCAAGGAATAAGCAGCCATCTGTCACCTCCATTACTGACCAGGCAGTAAAGGTTTTGGCTGATCCATCTGTCAAGGTAACAGTGACATCACAGGATGTTGACATCACCCCTGAAATGGCAGAGAACAGGGCTGTTCTAAGTGATCAACAAAAAGCAAGAAATAAGCAGCCGGCTGTCGCCTCCATTACTGACCAGGCAGTAAAGGTTTTGGCTGATCCATCTGTCAAGGTAACCGTGACATCACAGGATGTTGACATCACCCCTGAAATGGCAGAGAACAGGGCTGTTCTAAGTGATCAACAAGAAGCAAGAAATAAGCAGCCGGCTGTCGCCTCCATTACTGACCAGGCAGTAAAGGTTTTGGCTGATCCATCTGTCAAGGAAACAGTGACATCACAGGATGTTGACATCACCCTTGAAATGGCAGAGAACATGACTGTTCCAAGCGATCAACAAAAAAcaatgaatgagcagccagatGTAACCTCCAAAGACATGGATAGCGCAAACAGCAATGCTTCTATACAAGCAGAAAAGGATACCAATCAAAATCAG AGCGGTCTTAAACGGATGTTTGGGATTACATCCGATGTTAAAATTATCTTAAAAAGGATTGACGATGTACAACCTGAGATTCCTCCAAAAGTGCTTCCTCAGATTGGACCCATATCAAAAAGTGCATTGGAGGGTATCCGTAAATTGATTCAAGGTTCGCAGATTAACTTAAACAAGAGGAAACATGACAAAACACAG GGGTGTCCTCAAGAGAGCAGTGACGAATGCCCAAAGGATAGCAAAATGCAAAAAACTGAAAATGCTCAAATAGCATCTCCTGATTCAGACAATACTAAAGAGGCTCTAATAAGTTCAAGTCCTATACCTAATGCATGTGTTGTCAATGTATCAGAAGGTTCAGAACAAAAATCTCCATGTGAAGACATCGCCATGGCATCTGTGGAGCCTCAGTGTCTCTCGACCGTGAGGGAGACGTGCCAAAGTTCGTCTAGAGAGATCTCTGCCGTCGACCTCTACTCTACAACACCCATGGACCCTGATGAAATCAAGCGTCATGAGAAAATCCGACGCTTGAAAGAGCTTCTGAGGGAAAAAGAGGCTGCTCTCGAGATGTTGAGAAAGAACATCGACTGA
- the lrif1 gene encoding ligand-dependent nuclear receptor-interacting factor 1 isoform X2, producing the protein MLTARNGTGVFYQAMPAVGADGRNVMQLIPVQKINGQFVPSQTSLPAVQTVEPQRAVVMNFASAPIVRNMSTIQPSNNGVKKQQFNIPGTPNPGQGLGRGHRVDVSQQNSLKQSHASLKPSSAPQVVSPVTHSPKSGTALSLMNTNKMPVTVKSPVLPNGQYLQIPPNAKVKTLPMSALPPGIKKQLFTSAANSPTVLYVSPVTTMNQGSLQPCQTVASSPSTPQKTSEQTPSVSSSMPSKRLPRTVAKDGSKPVTPIRWIIEEQDGSPAPCLVPVNPSVMASEILKTVAEREKTSKVQEVTAENPLTLKTQAKAGEVRDNALVMCNGKVYFVAKKTPELCKLMAKPLGAIGSLSEKAIGRGRSSQGRSFLPSLLLNPSIESQASDKNKSHSNSIVIPDGPDEVIDLCDDDSQDDPTLQAEPTAKLTETDKSRPVTHEDEDSNVIFVSYIPPKPVFRFRLHQMKRDPGNKLKAGLESVTSQNTVGEQNVIDTQSSVNVWSEGSCTDIDMTQDVPISTVHATDQELNTSLDNIVGQRMNTCRGTLSSMEVKDSLATDQAVKVLADPSVKETVTSQHVDITPKIAENRAVPSDQQEARNEQPAITSITDQAVKVLADPSVKETVTLQDVDITPEMEKNRAVPSDHQEARNEQPAITSITDQAVKLLADPSVKETVTSQDVDITPEMEENRAVPSDQQQARNKQPSVTSITDQAVKVLADPSVKVTVTSQDVDITPEMAENRAVLSDQQKARNKQPAVASITDQAVKVLADPSVKVTVTSQDVDITPEMAENRAVLSDQQEARNKQPAVASITDQAVKVLADPSVKETVTSQDVDITLEMAENMTVPSDQQKTMNEQPDVTSKDMDSANSNASIQAEKDTNQNQSGLKRMFGITSDVKIILKRIDDVQPEIPPKVLPQIGPISKSALEGIRKLIQGSQINLNKRKHDKTQGCPQESSDECPKDSKMQKTENAQIASPDSDNTKEALISSSPIPNACVVNVSEGSEQKSPCEDIAMASVEPQCLSTVRETCQSSSREISAVDLYSTTPMDPDEIKRHEKIRRLKELLREKEAALEMLRKNID; encoded by the exons ATGTTGACGGCTAGAAA TGGGACAGGTGTGTTTTACCAAGCAATGCCTGCAGTGGGAGCCGATGGAAGAAATGTCATGCAGCTGATTCCTGTCCAAAAGATCAACGGACAGTTTGTTCCATCGCAAACAAGCCTTCCCGCAGTGCAGACGGTTGAACCGCAGAGAGCGGTTGTCATGAACTTTGCCTCTGCACCCATAGTTAGAAATATGTCAACTATTCAACCCTCAAATAACGGAGTGAAGAAGCAACAATTTAACATTCCTGGCACTCCAAATCCAGGGCAAGGACTAGGAAGAGGCCATAGAGTAGATGTTTCACAACAGAATTCTTTAAAACAGAGTCATGCCTCACTGAAACCTTCAAGTGCACCTCAGGTAGTTTCGCCTGTGACACATTCACCAAAGAGTGGGACGGCATTATCACTCATGAATACAAACAAGATGCCAGTAACTGTTAAATCCCCTGTGCTCCCCAATGGACAATACCTGCAGATACCCCCCAATGCGAAAGTTAAAACCCTACCTATGTCTGCACTCCCTCCAGGAATTAAGAAGCAGCTTTTTACCTCGGCAGCGAATTCTCCCACAGTTCTCTATGTCTCGCCTGTGACAACCATGAACCAAGGTAGTTTGCAGCCCTGTCAAACTGTAGCTTCCTCCCCCAGTACTCCACAGAAGACTTCTGAACAGACACCCTCTGTATCCTCATCAATGCCCTCAAAACGGTTGCCAAGGACTGTTGCCAAGGACGGCTCAAAGCCAGTTACTCCTATCAGGTGGATAATTGAAGAGCAGGATGGCTCACCTGCTCCCTGCCTTGTTCCTGTAAATCCCTCCGTTATGGCCTCTGAAATCCTGAAGACTGTGGCAGAAAGGGAAAAAACCAGCAAGGTACAAGAAGTTACAGCAGAAAATCCATTGACTCTGAAAACTCAGGCAAAAGCAGGTGAAGTGAGAGACAATGCCTTGGTGATGTGTAATGGGAAGGTGTATTTTGTGGCCAAGAAAACCCCTGAACTTTGTAAGCTGATGGCGAAACCATTGGGGGCCATTGGAAGCCTTTCTGAAAAAGCAATAGGTAGAGGCAGAAGCAGTCAGGGTAGAAGTTTCTTACCATCCCTGCTATTAAACCCTTCCATTGAATCTCAAGCGTCAGATAAAAACAAATCGCATTCCAACTCCATTGTTATCCCAGATGGACCAGATGAGGTTATTGACCTGTGTGATGATGACTCTCAGGATGACCCGACCCTCCAGGCAGAACCAACTGCTAAACTAACTGAGACAGACAAAAGTCGGCCAGTGACACATGAGGATGAAGACTCCAATGTAATATTTGTCTCATACATCCCGCCCAAACCCGTCTTTAGATTCAGATTACACCAAATGAAAAGAGACCCGGGGAATAAGTTAAAGGCTGGGCTGGAATCTGTCACGAGTCAAAATACTGTGGGTGAACAGAATGTGATTGATACTCAGAGCAGTGTTAATGTCTGGTCAGAAGGAAGTTGTACAGACATTGACATGACCCAAGATGTGCCAATCTCTACAGTTCATGCAACTGACCAAGAGTTGAACACCAGTCTTGACAATATCGTTGGTCAGAGAATGAACACCTGTCGGGGTACTTTGTCTAGCATGGAAGTGAAGGATTCCTTGGCAACTGACCAGGCAGTAAAGGTTTTGGCTGATCCATCTGTCAAGGAAACAGTGACTTCACAGCATGTTGACATCACCCCTAAAATAGCAGAGAACAGAGCTGTTCCAAGTGATCAACAAGAAGCAAGGAATGAGCAGCCAGCCATCACCTCCATTACTGACCAGGCAGTAAAGGTTTTGGCTGATCCATCTGTAAAGGAAACAGTGACATTACAGGACGTTGACATCACCCCTGAAATGGAAAAGAACAGGGCTGTTCCAAGTGATCATCAAGAAGCAAGGAATGAGCAGCCAGCCATCACCTCCATTACTGACCAGGCAGTAAAGCTTTTGGCTGATCCATCTGTCAAGGAAACCGTGACATCACAGGATGTTGACATTACCCCTGAAATGGAAGAGAACAGGGCTGTTCCAAGTGATCAACAACAAGCAAGGAATAAGCAGCCATCTGTCACCTCCATTACTGACCAGGCAGTAAAGGTTTTGGCTGATCCATCTGTCAAGGTAACAGTGACATCACAGGATGTTGACATCACCCCTGAAATGGCAGAGAACAGGGCTGTTCTAAGTGATCAACAAAAAGCAAGAAATAAGCAGCCGGCTGTCGCCTCCATTACTGACCAGGCAGTAAAGGTTTTGGCTGATCCATCTGTCAAGGTAACCGTGACATCACAGGATGTTGACATCACCCCTGAAATGGCAGAGAACAGGGCTGTTCTAAGTGATCAACAAGAAGCAAGAAATAAGCAGCCGGCTGTCGCCTCCATTACTGACCAGGCAGTAAAGGTTTTGGCTGATCCATCTGTCAAGGAAACAGTGACATCACAGGATGTTGACATCACCCTTGAAATGGCAGAGAACATGACTGTTCCAAGCGATCAACAAAAAAcaatgaatgagcagccagatGTAACCTCCAAAGACATGGATAGCGCAAACAGCAATGCTTCTATACAAGCAGAAAAGGATACCAATCAAAATCAG AGCGGTCTTAAACGGATGTTTGGGATTACATCCGATGTTAAAATTATCTTAAAAAGGATTGACGATGTACAACCTGAGATTCCTCCAAAAGTGCTTCCTCAGATTGGACCCATATCAAAAAGTGCATTGGAGGGTATCCGTAAATTGATTCAAGGTTCGCAGATTAACTTAAACAAGAGGAAACATGACAAAACACAG GGGTGTCCTCAAGAGAGCAGTGACGAATGCCCAAAGGATAGCAAAATGCAAAAAACTGAAAATGCTCAAATAGCATCTCCTGATTCAGACAATACTAAAGAGGCTCTAATAAGTTCAAGTCCTATACCTAATGCATGTGTTGTCAATGTATCAGAAGGTTCAGAACAAAAATCTCCATGTGAAGACATCGCCATGGCATCTGTGGAGCCTCAGTGTCTCTCGACCGTGAGGGAGACGTGCCAAAGTTCGTCTAGAGAGATCTCTGCCGTCGACCTCTACTCTACAACACCCATGGACCCTGATGAAATCAAGCGTCATGAGAAAATCCGACGCTTGAAAGAGCTTCTGAGGGAAAAAGAGGCTGCTCTCGAGATGTTGAGAAAGAACATCGACTGA
- the lrif1 gene encoding ligand-dependent nuclear receptor-interacting factor 1 isoform X1 produces the protein MAHHGTGHSGTGVFYQAMPAVGADGRNVMQLIPVQKINGQFVPSQTSLPAVQTVEPQRAVVMNFASAPIVRNMSTIQPSNNGVKKQQFNIPGTPNPGQGLGRGHRVDVSQQNSLKQSHASLKPSSAPQVVSPVTHSPKSGTALSLMNTNKMPVTVKSPVLPNGQYLQIPPNAKVKTLPMSALPPGIKKQLFTSAANSPTVLYVSPVTTMNQGSLQPCQTVASSPSTPQKTSEQTPSVSSSMPSKRLPRTVAKDGSKPVTPIRWIIEEQDGSPAPCLVPVNPSVMASEILKTVAEREKTSKVQEVTAENPLTLKTQAKAGEVRDNALVMCNGKVYFVAKKTPELCKLMAKPLGAIGSLSEKAIGRGRSSQGRSFLPSLLLNPSIESQASDKNKSHSNSIVIPDGPDEVIDLCDDDSQDDPTLQAEPTAKLTETDKSRPVTHEDEDSNVIFVSYIPPKPVFRFRLHQMKRDPGNKLKAGLESVTSQNTVGEQNVIDTQSSVNVWSEGSCTDIDMTQDVPISTVHATDQELNTSLDNIVGQRMNTCRGTLSSMEVKDSLATDQAVKVLADPSVKETVTSQHVDITPKIAENRAVPSDQQEARNEQPAITSITDQAVKVLADPSVKETVTLQDVDITPEMEKNRAVPSDHQEARNEQPAITSITDQAVKLLADPSVKETVTSQDVDITPEMEENRAVPSDQQQARNKQPSVTSITDQAVKVLADPSVKVTVTSQDVDITPEMAENRAVLSDQQKARNKQPAVASITDQAVKVLADPSVKVTVTSQDVDITPEMAENRAVLSDQQEARNKQPAVASITDQAVKVLADPSVKETVTSQDVDITLEMAENMTVPSDQQKTMNEQPDVTSKDMDSANSNASIQAEKDTNQNQSGLKRMFGITSDVKIILKRIDDVQPEIPPKVLPQIGPISKSALEGIRKLIQGSQINLNKRKHDKTQGCPQESSDECPKDSKMQKTENAQIASPDSDNTKEALISSSPIPNACVVNVSEGSEQKSPCEDIAMASVEPQCLSTVRETCQSSSREISAVDLYSTTPMDPDEIKRHEKIRRLKELLREKEAALEMLRKNID, from the exons ATGGCACACCACGGTACTGGTCACAG TGGGACAGGTGTGTTTTACCAAGCAATGCCTGCAGTGGGAGCCGATGGAAGAAATGTCATGCAGCTGATTCCTGTCCAAAAGATCAACGGACAGTTTGTTCCATCGCAAACAAGCCTTCCCGCAGTGCAGACGGTTGAACCGCAGAGAGCGGTTGTCATGAACTTTGCCTCTGCACCCATAGTTAGAAATATGTCAACTATTCAACCCTCAAATAACGGAGTGAAGAAGCAACAATTTAACATTCCTGGCACTCCAAATCCAGGGCAAGGACTAGGAAGAGGCCATAGAGTAGATGTTTCACAACAGAATTCTTTAAAACAGAGTCATGCCTCACTGAAACCTTCAAGTGCACCTCAGGTAGTTTCGCCTGTGACACATTCACCAAAGAGTGGGACGGCATTATCACTCATGAATACAAACAAGATGCCAGTAACTGTTAAATCCCCTGTGCTCCCCAATGGACAATACCTGCAGATACCCCCCAATGCGAAAGTTAAAACCCTACCTATGTCTGCACTCCCTCCAGGAATTAAGAAGCAGCTTTTTACCTCGGCAGCGAATTCTCCCACAGTTCTCTATGTCTCGCCTGTGACAACCATGAACCAAGGTAGTTTGCAGCCCTGTCAAACTGTAGCTTCCTCCCCCAGTACTCCACAGAAGACTTCTGAACAGACACCCTCTGTATCCTCATCAATGCCCTCAAAACGGTTGCCAAGGACTGTTGCCAAGGACGGCTCAAAGCCAGTTACTCCTATCAGGTGGATAATTGAAGAGCAGGATGGCTCACCTGCTCCCTGCCTTGTTCCTGTAAATCCCTCCGTTATGGCCTCTGAAATCCTGAAGACTGTGGCAGAAAGGGAAAAAACCAGCAAGGTACAAGAAGTTACAGCAGAAAATCCATTGACTCTGAAAACTCAGGCAAAAGCAGGTGAAGTGAGAGACAATGCCTTGGTGATGTGTAATGGGAAGGTGTATTTTGTGGCCAAGAAAACCCCTGAACTTTGTAAGCTGATGGCGAAACCATTGGGGGCCATTGGAAGCCTTTCTGAAAAAGCAATAGGTAGAGGCAGAAGCAGTCAGGGTAGAAGTTTCTTACCATCCCTGCTATTAAACCCTTCCATTGAATCTCAAGCGTCAGATAAAAACAAATCGCATTCCAACTCCATTGTTATCCCAGATGGACCAGATGAGGTTATTGACCTGTGTGATGATGACTCTCAGGATGACCCGACCCTCCAGGCAGAACCAACTGCTAAACTAACTGAGACAGACAAAAGTCGGCCAGTGACACATGAGGATGAAGACTCCAATGTAATATTTGTCTCATACATCCCGCCCAAACCCGTCTTTAGATTCAGATTACACCAAATGAAAAGAGACCCGGGGAATAAGTTAAAGGCTGGGCTGGAATCTGTCACGAGTCAAAATACTGTGGGTGAACAGAATGTGATTGATACTCAGAGCAGTGTTAATGTCTGGTCAGAAGGAAGTTGTACAGACATTGACATGACCCAAGATGTGCCAATCTCTACAGTTCATGCAACTGACCAAGAGTTGAACACCAGTCTTGACAATATCGTTGGTCAGAGAATGAACACCTGTCGGGGTACTTTGTCTAGCATGGAAGTGAAGGATTCCTTGGCAACTGACCAGGCAGTAAAGGTTTTGGCTGATCCATCTGTCAAGGAAACAGTGACTTCACAGCATGTTGACATCACCCCTAAAATAGCAGAGAACAGAGCTGTTCCAAGTGATCAACAAGAAGCAAGGAATGAGCAGCCAGCCATCACCTCCATTACTGACCAGGCAGTAAAGGTTTTGGCTGATCCATCTGTAAAGGAAACAGTGACATTACAGGACGTTGACATCACCCCTGAAATGGAAAAGAACAGGGCTGTTCCAAGTGATCATCAAGAAGCAAGGAATGAGCAGCCAGCCATCACCTCCATTACTGACCAGGCAGTAAAGCTTTTGGCTGATCCATCTGTCAAGGAAACCGTGACATCACAGGATGTTGACATTACCCCTGAAATGGAAGAGAACAGGGCTGTTCCAAGTGATCAACAACAAGCAAGGAATAAGCAGCCATCTGTCACCTCCATTACTGACCAGGCAGTAAAGGTTTTGGCTGATCCATCTGTCAAGGTAACAGTGACATCACAGGATGTTGACATCACCCCTGAAATGGCAGAGAACAGGGCTGTTCTAAGTGATCAACAAAAAGCAAGAAATAAGCAGCCGGCTGTCGCCTCCATTACTGACCAGGCAGTAAAGGTTTTGGCTGATCCATCTGTCAAGGTAACCGTGACATCACAGGATGTTGACATCACCCCTGAAATGGCAGAGAACAGGGCTGTTCTAAGTGATCAACAAGAAGCAAGAAATAAGCAGCCGGCTGTCGCCTCCATTACTGACCAGGCAGTAAAGGTTTTGGCTGATCCATCTGTCAAGGAAACAGTGACATCACAGGATGTTGACATCACCCTTGAAATGGCAGAGAACATGACTGTTCCAAGCGATCAACAAAAAAcaatgaatgagcagccagatGTAACCTCCAAAGACATGGATAGCGCAAACAGCAATGCTTCTATACAAGCAGAAAAGGATACCAATCAAAATCAG AGCGGTCTTAAACGGATGTTTGGGATTACATCCGATGTTAAAATTATCTTAAAAAGGATTGACGATGTACAACCTGAGATTCCTCCAAAAGTGCTTCCTCAGATTGGACCCATATCAAAAAGTGCATTGGAGGGTATCCGTAAATTGATTCAAGGTTCGCAGATTAACTTAAACAAGAGGAAACATGACAAAACACAG GGGTGTCCTCAAGAGAGCAGTGACGAATGCCCAAAGGATAGCAAAATGCAAAAAACTGAAAATGCTCAAATAGCATCTCCTGATTCAGACAATACTAAAGAGGCTCTAATAAGTTCAAGTCCTATACCTAATGCATGTGTTGTCAATGTATCAGAAGGTTCAGAACAAAAATCTCCATGTGAAGACATCGCCATGGCATCTGTGGAGCCTCAGTGTCTCTCGACCGTGAGGGAGACGTGCCAAAGTTCGTCTAGAGAGATCTCTGCCGTCGACCTCTACTCTACAACACCCATGGACCCTGATGAAATCAAGCGTCATGAGAAAATCCGACGCTTGAAAGAGCTTCTGAGGGAAAAAGAGGCTGCTCTCGAGATGTTGAGAAAGAACATCGACTGA